In Zingiber officinale cultivar Zhangliang chromosome 1A, Zo_v1.1, whole genome shotgun sequence, a genomic segment contains:
- the LOC122012157 gene encoding photosynthetic NDH subunit of lumenal location 2, chloroplastic-like codes for MGTFAKHIILCHIPTSDQQPHRPPPSLTPPPPLVAEDRLHSTRRRWTLLSTVLTASSALGLRPRAATAEVEQRWGTRSFFREKYFEPGLSPEEAAARIRQTAEGMRNMRHMLDTMSWRYVLFYVRLKSAYLDADLKNAMATVPQARRQSYVKTANELVDNMSELDRHIRSPKVYESYLYYEKTLKSLDDLVSLLA; via the exons ATGGGCACCTTCGCCAAGCACATAATCCTCTGCCACATCCCAACCTCCGACCAACAGCCGCACCGCCCGCCACCGTCCTTGACCCCTCCACCTCCCCTCGTCGCCGAGGATCGACTCCATTCGACGCGGCGCCGGTGGACGTTGCTCTCCACCGTCCTCACGGCCTCGTCGGCGCTGGGCCTGCGGCCGCGGGCGGCGACAGCGGAGGTGGAGCAGAGGTGGGGGACGAGGTCGTTCTTCAGGGAAAAATACTTCGAGCCGGGGCTGTCGCCGGAGGAGGCGGCGGCGCGGATCCGGCAGACGGCGGAGGGGATGCGCAACATGCGGCACATGCTCGACACCATGTCCTGGCGCTACGTGCTGTTCTACGTGCGGCTGAAGTCGGCGTACCTGGACGCCGACCTCAAGAACGCCATGGCGACCGTCCCTCAGGCGCGCCGCCAGTCCTACGTCAAGACCGCCAACGAGCTCGTCGACAACATGAGCGAA TTGGATCGCCATATCCGGAGCCCGAAGGTGTATGAATCGTATCTCTACTACGAGAAGACATTGAAGTCGTTGGATGATCTTGTGTCGCTTCTTGCCTAA